One window from the genome of Nicotiana tomentosiformis chromosome 5, ASM39032v3, whole genome shotgun sequence encodes:
- the LOC104099617 gene encoding SKP1-like protein 12, which translates to MAACSSASASTATSAEKKMLILKSRDGDEFQLEENAAVQAITIKNMVEDDYTLIPLPNVDTKNLTKITEYLKMHADEQTESNEEEIKKFDKEFVNATYQDLFELVLAANYLDIKGLMDLLCQAIADRIKNKSYKAVRKIFNITNDYTPEEEEEVRKEHEWAHEGVEWDESTD; encoded by the coding sequence ATGGCCGCCTGCTCATCAGCATCAGCCTCAACAGCAACATCTGCTGAGAAGAAGATGCTGATCTTAAAATCCAGAGACGGCGACGAATTTCAGTTGGAAGAAAACGCCGCCGTTCAAGCGATAACCATTAAAAACATGGTGGAGGACGATTACACTCTCATTCCGCTCCCAAACGTCGATACCAAAAACCTAACCAAAATTACAGAGTACCTGAAGATGCACGCCGATGAGCAGACGGAGTCGAACGAAGAAGAAATCAAAAAATTCGACAAGGAATTCGTGAACGCTACCTATCAAGACCTGTTTGAACTTGTATTAGCTGCTAATTACCTTGATATTAAGGGTTTGATGGATCTGTTGTGTCAAGCGATTGCTGATAGGATTAAGAACAAGTCGTATAAAGCTGTGAGGAAGATTTTCAATATCACTAATGATTACACTccagaggaagaagaagaggttAGGAAGGAACATGAATGGGCACATGAAGGTGTAGAATGGGACGAATCTACTGATTAG
- the LOC104092491 gene encoding ras-related protein RABF1, giving the protein MGCASSVADRNSGRAAGLNPDNGGAVDPKNLKVKLVLLGDSGVGKSCIVLRFVRGQFDPTSKVTVGASFLSQTIALQDSTTVKFEIWDTAGQERYAALAPLYYRGAAVAVVVYDITSPESFAKAQYWVKELQKHGSPDIVMALVGNKADLHEKREVTTQDGIDCAEKNGMFFIETSAKTADNINQLFEEIAKRLPRPAAA; this is encoded by the exons ATAGAAATTCGGGACGGGCTGCTGGCCTTAATCCTGATAATGGTGGAGCAGTTGACCCTAAAAATCTTAAAGTGAAG CTGGTACTCTTGGGTGATTCTGGTGTTGGTAAAAGCTGTATTGTTTTGCGCTTTGTCCGTGGTCAATTTGATCCAACATCTAAG GTGACTGTAGGAGCTTCTTTTCTGTCTCAAACAATAGCGTTGCAGGACTCAACTACAGTTAAATTTGAAATATGGGATACAGCGGGTCAAGAGAG GTACGCAGCACTTGCACCACTGTACTACCGAGGTGCTGCAGTTGCAGTTGTTGTGTATGATATTACTAGTCCTGAGTCTTTTGCCAAAGCACAATACTGGGTCAAG GAATTACAAAAACATGGAAGCCCTGATATTGTCATGGCTCTAGTTGGCAACAAAGCTGATCTCCACGAAAAAAGAGAAGTAACAACTCAA GATGGAATTGACTGTGCTGAAAAGAATGGCATGTTCTTTATAGAAACATCTGCTAAGACAGCTGATAATATCAACCAGTTGTTTGAG GAAATTGCCAAGAGATTACCACGCCCGGCTGCTGCTTGA